The following coding sequences lie in one Maledivibacter sp. genomic window:
- a CDS encoding threonine/serine exporter family protein, with translation MTQDEKKSILRIALYAGEILLKNGAETYRTEDTINIICRAKGLKHVNSFVTPTGIFVSDDRLDGISFIKRIKRRTINLSKISQVNNFARKFVEIDMGEKEAVLELRRIEKAGKYSKNARTFFTGLAAAFFSLLFGAGIRDFMAAFLISIIAIKLNWKIEKMSNASFLANATSGALIAILTLLSKSIGFGESIDMIIVGAIMPLVPGVALTNGLRDFISGDLIAGTSRVAEAILIAISIAVGVGTILKLWMHLFGGVF, from the coding sequence ATGACTCAAGATGAGAAAAAATCAATTTTACGGATTGCCCTTTATGCGGGGGAAATATTGCTGAAAAATGGAGCAGAGACCTATAGAACAGAGGATACTATAAATATAATATGCAGGGCAAAGGGATTAAAGCATGTAAACTCCTTTGTGACTCCAACGGGCATATTTGTTTCTGATGACAGGCTTGATGGAATAAGCTTTATAAAAAGGATAAAGAGAAGGACAATAAATCTTAGTAAAATTTCCCAGGTCAATAATTTTGCAAGAAAATTTGTAGAAATAGATATGGGTGAAAAAGAAGCTGTATTAGAGCTTAGAAGAATAGAAAAAGCAGGTAAATATAGTAAGAATGCTAGAACCTTCTTTACAGGTCTTGCAGCTGCATTTTTTTCACTTTTGTTTGGAGCAGGGATAAGGGATTTTATGGCGGCTTTCTTGATTTCAATTATTGCTATCAAGTTAAATTGGAAAATAGAGAAGATGAGTAATGCCAGCTTTCTTGCCAATGCCACCAGTGGAGCCTTGATTGCCATATTGACACTTCTTTCAAAAAGTATTGGTTTTGGGGAAAGTATAGATATGATCATAGTAGGGGCTATTATGCCCTTGGTTCCAGGGGTTGCTTTAACCAATGGACTTAGGGATTTCATATCAGGAGATTTAATTGCAGGGACTTCCAGAGTAGCTGAGGCCATTTTGATAGCAATATCCATTGCCGTTGGAGTTGGTACTATCCTTAAGTTGTGGATGCATTTATTTGGAGGTGTATTCTAA
- a CDS encoding PspA/IM30 family protein — translation MGIFDRLGTVIKSNVNDLISKAEDPEKMLNQLIIDMNEQYKKAKVEVASAIADEKRLKRALDEQEAKAADWTKKAELAVSKGDDKLAIAALNRKKEIDELVAQYRVQWEGQKSATDKLKASLRDLSNKIEEAKRKKGLLVARTKRAEAQKSIQKTMSGLNDNSVFDTFSRMSEKVDAIESQAVAEAELNDFMDGDDLDDQFKELEQQDAGVMDELAALKAKLGK, via the coding sequence ATGGGTATTTTTGATCGTTTAGGAACTGTAATAAAATCAAATGTCAATGATCTAATATCGAAGGCTGAAGATCCTGAGAAAATGTTAAATCAATTAATTATTGATATGAATGAACAATATAAAAAAGCAAAGGTTGAGGTCGCATCTGCTATAGCCGATGAAAAGAGGTTGAAAAGAGCCCTAGATGAACAAGAAGCCAAGGCCGCGGATTGGACAAAAAAAGCGGAATTAGCTGTTTCAAAGGGAGACGACAAGCTTGCAATTGCAGCCCTTAATCGGAAAAAAGAGATCGATGAATTAGTTGCCCAATATCGAGTTCAATGGGAAGGTCAAAAAAGTGCAACCGATAAGCTTAAAGCCAGCTTAAGGGATCTAAGTAATAAGATTGAAGAAGCAAAACGTAAAAAGGGCCTTTTAGTGGCGAGGACAAAAAGAGCAGAGGCACAAAAATCTATTCAAAAAACAATGTCTGGATTAAATGATAATAGCGTATTTGATACCTTTAGTCGTATGAGTGAGAAGGTTGATGCTATTGAAAGTCAAGCTGTAGCTGAGGCAGAGCTAAACGACTTCATGGATGGAGATGATCTAGATGATCAGTTCAAGGAATTAGAGCAGCAAGATGCCGGTGTAATGGATGAGTTAGCCGCATTAAAGGCTAAGCTTGGTAAATAA
- a CDS encoding DUF350 domain-containing protein, with amino-acid sequence MNPIVSTIIYFVIGMVFCAIGYKVFDIITPFDLNKEIDDHNVAAGLSVAGIFIGVAIVVSAAIL; translated from the coding sequence ATGAATCCTATTGTTTCAACAATAATATATTTTGTAATTGGTATGGTTTTTTGTGCCATAGGTTATAAAGTCTTTGATATTATAACTCCCTTTGATCTCAATAAAGAAATAGATGATCATAATGTTGCAGCTGGTTTATCTGTGGCAGGGATATTTATAGGGGTAGCTATAGTTGTTAGTGCTGCAATTCTATAA
- a CDS encoding threonine/serine exporter family protein: protein MAYYKDFIFSFISTVGFSVLFNVPKKSIFYAGLTGGIGWTLYIYIKELTMSSTFSIFIASTFVGILGEIFARIDKKPVTTFVIPGIVPLVPGYTIYLSMASLANQDFNIAAKFGTEAVFTSGAISVGIIIVTSFAKIMKKKRT, encoded by the coding sequence ATGGCATATTATAAGGATTTCATTTTTTCCTTTATATCCACCGTTGGGTTTTCTGTTTTATTCAATGTTCCTAAGAAATCCATATTTTATGCAGGTTTAACAGGAGGAATTGGATGGACATTATATATATATATTAAGGAACTGACTATGTCTTCTACCTTTTCAATTTTTATTGCATCGACTTTTGTTGGAATCTTGGGAGAAATATTTGCTAGGATAGATAAAAAACCTGTTACTACATTTGTTATACCAGGAATCGTTCCCTTAGTACCGGGTTATACAATATATCTATCAATGGCAAGTCTTGCAAATCAAGATTTTAATATCGCTGCTAAGTTCGGCACAGAGGCTGTATTTACCAGTGGCGCCATATCCGTGGGTATAATAATTGTAACTTCCTTTGCCAAAATAATGAAGAAAAAAAGAACATAA
- a CDS encoding DUF4179 domain-containing protein — protein MKEVEKMLYEEKLEIDKIKAPEELELRLKAALENKGMKNPKKRTWRLRAVAVIMAILLIGYNFDTLAFYTKRLIGYDGVMNGTLKQLNELGKGQVIEKSYTFGNGVKVTLDGIMLDDNRLIAFYTVKDTHGKIDSMDFSNGYFKGMKEYRMHGSQGLISDDETEVHYISDFATPKFFEKQLEFRFGIWKKNERKEGSIKFTLDRSKAMGHTLKKSINKSVKVDESKIRFKSISASPTGTSIKGYIQNIIELAKEQIKGEGFRHDNLEIQLIANGKEVASQGSSMSTDMKGTKFQFDYDALPRDLEKLQIKLVSSSSDHDADQKVYLNKDFHDKSINVLGQRVEFNNIYESNGDTYITITTDESTILTRVYLIMDGKAVELKETINDDHIKINNAAIKHTRTMHFTGKGEKMELDIQRITYKKVYNKVIDIDID, from the coding sequence ATGAAGGAAGTTGAAAAGATGTTATATGAAGAAAAATTAGAAATAGATAAAATTAAGGCTCCAGAAGAATTAGAGCTTAGACTCAAAGCCGCACTTGAAAATAAAGGGATGAAAAATCCTAAAAAAAGGACTTGGAGATTGAGGGCTGTAGCTGTAATCATGGCTATTTTACTTATTGGATATAATTTTGATACCCTAGCTTTTTATACTAAGAGACTTATTGGCTATGATGGGGTTATGAATGGAACTTTAAAGCAGCTTAATGAATTAGGAAAAGGTCAAGTTATAGAGAAAAGCTATACCTTTGGAAATGGTGTGAAAGTTACATTAGATGGTATAATGTTGGATGATAATAGGCTGATAGCCTTCTATACAGTTAAAGATACCCATGGTAAAATTGATAGTATGGATTTTTCAAATGGGTATTTTAAAGGTATGAAAGAATACAGAATGCATGGTTCTCAGGGACTGATAAGTGATGATGAAACGGAGGTTCATTATATTTCAGATTTTGCAACTCCAAAGTTTTTTGAAAAACAATTGGAATTTAGATTTGGTATATGGAAGAAAAATGAAAGAAAAGAGGGAAGTATTAAGTTTACTTTGGATAGAAGTAAGGCCATGGGACATACCTTGAAAAAAAGTATTAATAAAAGTGTTAAGGTGGATGAATCAAAAATTCGATTTAAATCTATTTCCGCTTCTCCAACGGGGACTTCTATAAAAGGATATATTCAAAATATAATAGAGCTTGCTAAGGAACAAATAAAAGGTGAAGGGTTTAGACATGATAATTTAGAGATACAGCTCATTGCCAATGGAAAAGAAGTGGCTAGTCAAGGTAGTAGTATGAGTACCGACATGAAGGGGACTAAATTTCAATTTGACTATGATGCCTTACCAAGGGATTTAGAAAAGCTTCAAATTAAGCTTGTGAGTTCTTCGTCAGATCATGATGCTGATCAGAAGGTTTATCTAAATAAGGATTTTCATGATAAGTCTATAAATGTCTTAGGACAAAGGGTAGAGTTTAACAATATATATGAATCAAATGGGGACACATATATAACCATTACTACAGATGAAAGCACCATTCTCACTAGGGTATATTTAATAATGGATGGGAAAGCTGTAGAGCTAAAGGAAACTATAAATGATGATCATATCAAAATAAATAATGCAGCAATTAAACATACTAGAACCATGCATTTTACTGGTAAGGGTGAAAAAATGGAATTGGATATTCAGAGAATAACATATAAGAAAGTATATAATAAAGTTATTGATATTGATATAGATTAG
- a CDS encoding methyl-accepting chemotaxis protein, which yields MSDVAQNLSCALQQISASIQEISTGVQEVVQSNAKVLESVAETSIEAKKTDEIVKFINGVATDTNLLGLNAAIEAARAGESGRGFAVVAEEIRKLSVSSSTSINEINSILKKIKNAVEYMQKNITETDIVFQGQAAALEEITASIQEINSTALMLEELSKKL from the coding sequence ATGAGTGATGTAGCTCAAAATTTATCCTGTGCATTACAGCAAATTTCTGCTAGTATTCAAGAAATATCTACGGGGGTTCAGGAGGTTGTTCAATCCAATGCCAAGGTTCTAGAAAGTGTTGCAGAAACTAGTATAGAAGCTAAAAAGACCGATGAAATAGTTAAATTTATTAATGGGGTGGCAACGGATACAAACCTTTTGGGATTAAATGCAGCTATTGAAGCAGCCCGTGCAGGTGAGAGTGGGAGAGGCTTTGCAGTAGTTGCTGAGGAGATTCGTAAGCTGTCAGTATCTAGCAGTACATCTATAAATGAAATCAATAGTATATTAAAGAAAATAAAGAATGCTGTTGAATATATGCAGAAGAATATAACAGAAACGGATATTGTTTTCCAAGGACAGGCTGCAGCCCTTGAAGAAATCACTGCATCTATACAGGAAATAAACTCCACTGCACTTATGCTTGAGGAATTATCTAAAAAATTATAA
- a CDS encoding MFS transporter translates to MERWKINLYTLWVTQIISLTSFGLGLPFIPFYIQEMGVTDPDQIKLFTGILSTAPAVTMGLMSPIWGRLADKWGRKLMILRAMLFASVIIGGMGIVANVWQLVLLRGFQGLFTGTITAATAFVAANTPKNRLSYALGFMSSSTFIGYSIGPLIGGIFAETFGYRFSFFAGGGLMIVGFFLVLFLLVEDKSTIGGKQEDAEADKDKVKLFTPLILYLLLVLFLHRVTRTVFSPYIPLFIQSSLDSTEGAAKLTGIINGVAGLATALAGLTISRLGDRLSKLKLATILIFISFCISLTLRYANSLYIFIGLYGILFFFLGGIEPIITSTTAEKTPSERRGELFGYQGLVGGLGWMISPMMGAYVSVNYSTKSILSLMPIFIFMIFIVLLKLNRSKPKSCDE, encoded by the coding sequence ATGGAGCGATGGAAAATAAATCTATATACACTTTGGGTTACACAGATTATATCATTAACCAGCTTTGGGCTAGGTCTTCCCTTTATACCCTTTTATATTCAAGAAATGGGAGTGACTGATCCTGATCAAATAAAGCTTTTTACTGGTATATTGAGTACTGCACCGGCAGTAACCATGGGTCTAATGTCTCCTATCTGGGGAAGACTGGCTGATAAGTGGGGGAGAAAGCTTATGATACTTAGAGCCATGTTGTTTGCTTCTGTAATAATTGGGGGAATGGGTATTGTTGCAAATGTTTGGCAATTGGTACTTTTAAGAGGATTTCAGGGACTATTTACAGGGACTATAACCGCAGCAACTGCCTTTGTTGCGGCCAATACACCTAAAAATAGATTATCCTATGCCCTTGGATTTATGTCTTCTTCAACCTTTATAGGATACTCAATTGGACCCCTTATTGGGGGAATATTTGCAGAAACATTTGGATACCGTTTTAGCTTTTTTGCAGGAGGAGGACTTATGATTGTAGGATTTTTCCTGGTGTTATTTTTATTAGTTGAGGATAAATCAACCATAGGTGGAAAACAAGAGGATGCTGAGGCTGATAAAGACAAGGTCAAGCTTTTTACACCATTAATTTTATACTTATTGTTGGTTCTATTTTTACATCGTGTTACAAGAACAGTGTTTTCACCATATATACCTCTTTTTATTCAATCGAGTCTAGATAGTACAGAAGGGGCAGCAAAGCTGACGGGAATAATAAATGGAGTAGCGGGATTAGCAACAGCATTGGCTGGGCTTACAATAAGTCGTTTAGGAGATAGACTCAGTAAGCTTAAGCTGGCTACTATTTTAATCTTTATAAGTTTTTGTATCTCTTTAACCCTTAGATATGCAAATTCACTATATATTTTTATTGGGCTATATGGCATTCTTTTTTTCTTCCTCGGAGGTATCGAACCCATTATTACCTCAACAACTGCTGAAAAAACACCTTCGGAAAGAAGAGGTGAACTTTTTGGTTATCAAGGTCTTGTGGGAGGCTTAGGCTGGATGATTTCTCCTATGATGGGGGCCTATGTGTCGGTTAATTACAGCACAAAGAGTATATTATCTTTAATGCCAATTTTTATATTTATGATATTCATTGTTCTTCTTAAGTTGAATAGATCAAAACCTAAATCTTGTGATGAATAA
- a CDS encoding YbjN domain-containing protein, translating into MESKQKIENYMLDMNLRFEEIDENTWMIEDDIAHIDNIIVKLLDPIVIFRVKVMDLPKEKKQEFYKKLLELNANDLVHGAYAIEGDSIVLVDTLQSQNLDMNEFQSTVESLGLALMQHYDILVQYAS; encoded by the coding sequence ATGGAATCTAAACAAAAAATAGAAAACTATATGTTAGATATGAACTTAAGGTTTGAAGAAATCGATGAAAATACATGGATGATTGAGGATGATATAGCACATATTGATAATATAATAGTAAAACTTTTAGATCCTATTGTTATATTTAGAGTAAAGGTAATGGATCTACCCAAAGAGAAAAAACAAGAGTTCTATAAGAAGCTATTGGAATTAAATGCAAATGATTTGGTTCATGGAGCCTATGCTATTGAAGGGGATAGTATAGTACTTGTTGATACATTGCAATCACAAAATCTTGATATGAATGAATTCCAATCGACTGTTGAGAGTCTAGGATTGGCCCTAATGCAGCACTATGATATATTGGTTCAATATGCAAGTTAG
- a CDS encoding sigma-70 family RNA polymerase sigma factor — MDIEKLIKKAKKGDKDALVQLIMEKKHDYYKLAYTYMRNKEDALDALEDMIVIIYENIHKLKKEEAFYSWSRTILVNRCRNLLVKNKKIISLEVVEDKGEEGGFKQKEERLMLDKHLSRLNKKHQEVLKLRYFLDLDYRSISDMLKIPVGTVKSRISIGLKKLKESFGGEGYEGS, encoded by the coding sequence ATGGATATCGAGAAGCTAATAAAAAAAGCCAAAAAAGGTGATAAAGATGCATTGGTACAGCTTATTATGGAAAAAAAACACGATTATTATAAATTGGCCTATACGTATATGAGAAATAAGGAGGATGCTTTAGACGCCTTAGAAGATATGATTGTGATTATATATGAAAATATACACAAACTAAAAAAAGAAGAAGCATTTTATAGCTGGAGTAGAACTATCTTAGTAAATCGATGTAGAAATCTTTTGGTCAAGAATAAGAAAATAATTAGCTTAGAGGTTGTTGAAGACAAAGGTGAGGAAGGAGGCTTTAAGCAGAAGGAAGAAAGACTTATGCTGGATAAACATTTATCTAGACTCAACAAAAAACATCAAGAGGTTTTAAAACTAAGATATTTTTTAGACCTGGACTATCGAAGCATTAGTGATATGCTCAAGATACCTGTAGGCACGGTAAAATCTCGAATTTCCATAGGACTTAAAAAATTAAAAGAAAGCTTTGGAGGTGAGGGGTATGAAGGAAGTTGA
- a CDS encoding amidohydrolase — MNYILFNGKVVTMNKDIPQVSAVGIKDNKIEAVGTDEAILGMKNSETKLIDLKGKLVLPGFNDSHMHLLNFGYTLTKADLIEAKSIKNMIEIGKKYLDDKKISSGKWILGRGWNQDCFDDGQLPTRHDLDKISTEHPILFTRACGHIGVANTRALMEADIYDHIPSIEGGKIDRDYCGKASGILREKALEFISRKIPNPTLKEIKDMILKASEYASSMGITSVGTDDFSALPQNDPELVIKAFTELNKEGNLNLRINEQCLIHDVNYLKEFIKKGYNTGWTNGHFKIGPLKLLTDGSLGARTAFMKDEYVDCPGNFGIPYFAQEELDALIDTAHKNNMQIATHCIGDGALEMVFNSMEKAYKKWGIKNLRHGIVHCQIMDKHLLERFKKLNMGAYVQPIFIDYDHKIVEKRVGRSKTETSYNFKTLMDMGVHVSGGSDCPVEPCDVLPNIYCAVTRKGLDGLPENGFLPAQRVSVHEAVEMFTKEGSYITFEEEIKGQIQKGMVADMIILDKDIFDIPLGEIKDVQVKMTIFDGEIVFSR; from the coding sequence ATGAACTATATTCTATTTAATGGCAAAGTAGTCACGATGAATAAAGATATTCCTCAGGTTTCGGCAGTAGGGATAAAGGATAATAAAATTGAAGCTGTTGGAACAGACGAAGCTATACTTGGTATGAAAAATTCGGAAACCAAGTTGATAGATTTAAAGGGTAAGCTTGTGCTGCCAGGATTTAATGATAGTCACATGCATTTATTAAACTTTGGTTATACCCTAACAAAAGCCGATCTTATAGAGGCTAAATCTATTAAGAATATGATTGAAATAGGTAAAAAATATCTTGATGATAAGAAAATATCATCTGGAAAATGGATTTTAGGAAGGGGCTGGAATCAGGATTGTTTTGATGATGGACAACTTCCTACAAGGCATGATTTAGATAAAATATCAACTGAGCATCCTATTTTATTCACAAGGGCATGTGGGCATATAGGGGTGGCAAATACAAGGGCTTTGATGGAAGCCGATATATATGATCATATTCCTTCCATTGAAGGTGGAAAAATAGATAGGGATTATTGTGGTAAAGCCTCCGGAATTTTAAGGGAAAAAGCTTTGGAATTCATATCTAGAAAGATACCTAATCCAACATTAAAGGAAATAAAGGATATGATACTGAAAGCTTCAGAATATGCTTCAAGTATGGGAATCACCTCCGTTGGAACAGATGATTTTTCTGCTCTTCCCCAAAATGATCCCGAGCTGGTTATTAAGGCATTTACGGAGCTTAATAAAGAAGGTAATCTTAATCTTAGAATTAATGAACAGTGTTTAATTCATGACGTCAATTATTTAAAGGAATTCATAAAAAAAGGGTATAATACGGGTTGGACAAATGGACACTTTAAGATTGGCCCATTAAAGCTTTTAACAGATGGATCTTTAGGTGCGAGAACAGCATTTATGAAGGATGAATATGTGGATTGTCCTGGGAACTTTGGAATCCCCTACTTTGCTCAGGAGGAATTGGATGCTTTAATTGATACTGCCCATAAAAATAATATGCAAATTGCGACTCATTGTATTGGTGACGGTGCATTGGAAATGGTATTCAATTCAATGGAAAAGGCATATAAGAAGTGGGGGATAAAGAATCTAAGACATGGAATAGTTCATTGTCAAATCATGGATAAACATCTACTTGAAAGATTTAAGAAGCTCAATATGGGAGCCTATGTTCAGCCTATATTCATTGATTATGACCATAAAATAGTTGAAAAAAGAGTTGGAAGGTCAAAAACGGAAACAAGTTACAATTTTAAGACACTTATGGATATGGGGGTTCATGTATCCGGGGGGAGTGATTGTCCTGTAGAGCCCTGTGATGTTCTTCCCAATATATATTGTGCAGTTACAAGAAAGGGACTTGATGGATTACCGGAAAATGGATTTTTACCTGCTCAAAGGGTTTCAGTACATGAGGCCGTAGAGATGTTTACAAAGGAAGGAAGCTATATTACCTTTGAAGAAGAAATAAAGGGGCAGATACAAAAAGGTATGGTTGCTGATATGATAATACTCGATAAAGATATCTTTGATATTCCTTTAGGTGAAATAAAGGATGTACAGGTAAAAATGACAATATTTGATGGGGAAATAGTATTTTCAAGATAA
- a CDS encoding polyamine aminopropyltransferase, producing the protein MTKNENYNNHSNGEQINAGPLLFAIFVIAICGIIYELIIGAISSYLLGDSVKQYSITIGLFMSAMGIGSYLTKYFKRNLFDVFVTIELIIGLVGGLSAIMLFGAYGFTDFYYFVMYFTIITIGILVGLEIPIITRIIEEKENNLRLTIANVLSFDYIGALLGSLAFPLILLPQLGEIRTSFFIGFINIGVANLIIYKYKHLIKNLKPMKFCALVFALIIIFGFILGDHAAKTIEDSFYRDKIIYREQTKYQKIVVTKHRDDLRLFLNGNIQFSSLDEYRYHEALVHPAMSLASKHEDILVLGGGDGLAIREILKYNGVDNITLVDLDPAMTSFCSTQPLIKALNKNSLKNKKVSIINQDAYKYLENTKKKFDVIIVDLPDPNNESLNKLYSNLFYRLIYNHMTEGGMVSIQSTSPYFANEAYWCIRKTVESEGFFTSGYHLNIPSFGDWGFTLASNKSFSKEDINITIPTQYLNREIAKGIFYFAKDENTSKDKVKINSLTNPVLIQYYQKAWTTY; encoded by the coding sequence ATGACAAAAAATGAAAATTACAATAATCATTCTAATGGTGAACAGATTAATGCAGGACCTTTACTATTTGCTATATTTGTAATTGCTATTTGTGGTATTATATATGAACTGATCATCGGAGCGATCAGTTCATATTTATTAGGTGATAGTGTTAAACAATATTCTATTACAATAGGTCTTTTTATGAGTGCCATGGGTATTGGTTCCTATCTGACAAAATACTTCAAACGAAATCTTTTTGATGTATTTGTTACCATTGAATTAATCATTGGACTAGTAGGGGGTTTGTCTGCCATAATGCTTTTTGGTGCATATGGGTTTACAGACTTTTATTATTTTGTTATGTACTTTACCATTATTACTATAGGTATACTAGTTGGTTTAGAAATCCCTATTATTACTAGAATTATTGAAGAAAAGGAAAACAACCTAAGACTTACTATTGCCAATGTTTTGAGTTTTGATTATATCGGAGCATTACTAGGGTCATTAGCCTTTCCCCTAATACTTTTGCCACAGCTTGGAGAAATTAGGACTTCCTTCTTTATCGGATTTATTAATATTGGTGTTGCAAACCTAATCATCTATAAATATAAACACTTAATTAAGAATCTAAAACCTATGAAGTTCTGTGCCTTAGTATTTGCCCTAATAATAATTTTTGGATTTATTTTAGGGGATCATGCTGCTAAAACCATTGAAGATAGCTTTTATCGAGATAAAATAATATATAGAGAACAAACTAAATATCAAAAAATAGTTGTTACAAAGCATCGTGATGATCTTCGTTTGTTCCTTAATGGCAATATTCAATTTAGCTCCCTCGATGAATATAGATATCATGAAGCCTTAGTACATCCTGCAATGTCACTTGCTTCAAAACATGAAGATATACTTGTTCTAGGTGGCGGAGACGGTCTTGCCATAAGGGAAATCCTTAAATACAATGGGGTTGATAATATTACACTTGTGGATTTAGATCCTGCAATGACTTCTTTTTGTAGTACTCAACCCCTAATAAAGGCTTTAAATAAAAATTCCCTTAAAAACAAAAAAGTTAGTATAATCAATCAAGATGCCTATAAGTATCTTGAAAATACTAAAAAAAAATTTGATGTCATTATCGTAGATCTTCCGGATCCCAATAATGAATCCTTAAATAAATTGTATTCAAATTTATTTTATAGACTAATATACAATCACATGACTGAAGGTGGCATGGTATCAATTCAATCTACTAGCCCTTATTTTGCTAATGAAGCCTATTGGTGTATTAGAAAAACCGTTGAATCAGAAGGATTTTTCACATCGGGATATCATTTAAATATTCCTTCCTTCGGTGACTGGGGCTTCACCCTTGCATCAAATAAAAGTTTTTCAAAGGAAGATATAAATATCACTATACCTACCCAATATCTTAATAGGGAAATAGCTAAGGGAATATTCTATTTTGCTAAGGATGAAAATACATCAAAGGATAAAGTGAAAATTAACAGTTTAACCAATCCCGTTCTAATCCAATACTACCAAAAAGCTTGGACTACATATTAA
- a CDS encoding DUF350 domain-containing protein — protein MDILSNPIIETIVYAILALILMFVGYKFFDIITPYNFAEEIKEKNPAIGAVIAGIFIATSIIIKAAIS, from the coding sequence ATGGATATACTTTCAAATCCAATTATCGAAACAATTGTTTATGCAATACTAGCGTTAATACTAATGTTTGTAGGCTATAAATTCTTCGACATAATAACACCCTATAATTTTGCGGAAGAAATTAAAGAAAAAAATCCTGCTATAGGTGCGGTTATTGCAGGTATATTTATCGCTACATCAATTATTATTAAAGCGGCCATTTCTTAA
- a CDS encoding M20/M25/M40 family metallo-hydrolase: MRKESKQFLEELLVTPSPSGDEVGIQKIWMKYVKDFAHRVETDMVGNAIASVNSHKPFKVMLAGHCDEIAFMVNYIDDNGYLYLAKSGGISPKLALGMRVRVLGKKGDIKGVIGVKAEHQGGAKDEIKLEDIYVDCGGKDRKDIQKYITIGDYVIYDQDYEYMLNDNLAGRGLDNRTGAFIVAEVLRKVAEKDPDIAVYAVSTVNEETNMGGAYFVGSNIEPTMAIACDVSFATDYPEVDNRKHGDIKLGEGPILSKGSPINKKINMLIEKASKENNIPLQYELTPRLTGTDADKIRFSGKGVPVALVSLPLRYMHSPSEVVSLIDIENEIELLASTILSLKGDESLKPLE, from the coding sequence ATGAGAAAAGAATCAAAACAATTCTTAGAGGAATTATTAGTGACACCATCTCCATCGGGAGATGAAGTAGGGATACAGAAGATATGGATGAAGTATGTAAAGGACTTTGCCCATAGGGTTGAAACGGATATGGTAGGAAATGCCATAGCATCGGTTAATTCCCACAAGCCCTTTAAGGTTATGCTGGCGGGACATTGTGATGAAATAGCCTTTATGGTTAATTATATCGATGATAATGGATACTTGTATCTTGCAAAGTCAGGTGGTATTAGCCCAAAGCTTGCACTTGGTATGAGAGTAAGAGTGTTAGGAAAAAAGGGAGATATAAAGGGTGTAATAGGTGTCAAGGCGGAGCATCAGGGGGGAGCTAAGGATGAAATCAAGCTCGAAGATATTTATGTAGATTGTGGTGGGAAGGATAGGAAAGATATACAAAAATACATAACAATAGGTGATTATGTTATCTATGATCAAGATTACGAATACATGCTAAATGATAATTTAGCTGGAAGAGGTCTAGACAATAGAACAGGAGCATTTATCGTAGCAGAGGTTTTAAGAAAAGTAGCAGAAAAAGACCCAGATATTGCTGTTTATGCAGTTAGCACAGTTAATGAAGAAACAAATATGGGGGGAGCATATTTTGTGGGAAGCAATATAGAACCTACCATGGCAATAGCCTGTGACGTTTCCTTTGCAACTGACTATCCAGAGGTGGACAACAGAAAGCATGGAGATATTAAACTGGGAGAAGGGCCTATACTTTCTAAGGGATCACCAATTAATAAAAAGATTAATATGCTGATTGAAAAGGCATCAAAGGAGAATAATATACCTTTACAATATGAATTAACTCCAAGATTAACAGGAACAGATGCTGACAAGATCAGATTTAGTGGAAAAGGAGTACCCGTAGCCTTGGTATCCTTACCATTGAGATATATGCATTCGCCTTCTGAGGTGGTAAGTTTAATAGATATTGAAAATGAAATAGAATTACTAGCTTCAACTATCCTTAGCTTAAAGGGAGATGAAAGCTTAAAGCCATTAGAGTAG